Proteins co-encoded in one Bombus pyrosoma isolate SC7728 linkage group LG4, ASM1482585v1, whole genome shotgun sequence genomic window:
- the LOC122567213 gene encoding transient receptor potential channel pyrexia-like isoform X4 — MNSYDNNQLKLITSIENDDVRTAIEICTTRFDKKFLQPVGVLRVTIVQLAAWQGNIELLQLLYENGADINATDKIGRCALFHAAHHGNCEVVNWLLKHGAFTENRVGVDSCYKNTRSPSNLCFIGRNLPTPECWGRTPMHQAVKNNHAAVVKILVEAGADVNVKDERGITPLLLAGTAVAKEDFNEISKFNDIVEILVTAKASTNVIDPNTGTTVLHTATSLGSCSATKRLLNGGAWPLYQCKSTGSTPLHLAASTGNPEALSILLESIPSCDIDIRDNINRTPLHRAAYQGHHECVRILIDHGGNLGAETNTGITVVDAIFAHIPTPVLFLNDILSSRVKMSSVESSVENSQITIDFNMLAPKGELQMGVVTSLIAAASNVEQLTILQHPLVETFLWLKWSKLRVFFFSLVFVHALLVFSLSGYSITILQYETDCILFRRILSSCSCVLFLHIVVQVLMVPRYYLRQYETWLSFTCAAISLTISMGSAYRSEITASSGEKELHGARQPPQWMLHSISLAILLAWMQMMLLIGRLPMCGYYALMFSTVLKNILKVLLAFVCLIVGFAFSFAVLFHGNDQFRNSWRAVVKTVVMMMGEYEYGALFSDEKNGSSFLPATSRVVFLAFVMLASIVLMNLMIGLAVNDIQGLEKEGHIRQLLKQAEFVAHLERLVLTSHRIFRRNWLHPRLARLLDSRRGIPTKITFCYHERYFHESSLGVPARLREALFLLALGNSRDTESCSWLKENAVFPAGVKITTGTIMWN, encoded by the exons ATGAATTCGTATGATAacaatcaattaaaattgatcACCTCTATTGAAAACGACGACGTGAGAACGGCAATAGAGATCTGCACCACgagattcgataaaaaattcttacaGCCTGTTGGAGTACTGCGCGTGACTATCGTTCAGTTGGCTGCTTGGCAAGGGAATATTGAATTATTGCAACTGTTGTATGAAAATGGAGCTGATATCAATGCCACGGACAAAATTGGCAGATGTGCGCTTTTTCACGCGGCGCATCATGGAAACTGCGAAGTGGTGAATTGGTTGTTGAAACATGGAGCTTTCACGGAAAATAGAGTCGGAGTTGATTCTTGTTACAAGAATACTCGTTCACCTTCGAACCTGTGTTTTATTGGTCGAAAC TTACCTACACCAGAGTGTTGGGGAAGGACACCCATGCACCAAGCTGTGAAGAACAATCACGCTGCGGTTGTCAAGATCCTAGTGGAAGCTGGTGCTGATGTGAACGTGAAAGACGAACGTGGAATCACACCATTGCTACTAGCCGGGACCGCAGTCGCAAAAGAagatttcaacgaaatttccaaatttaatGACATCGTCGAGATCCTCGTAACAGCGAAAGCTTCGACTAACGTCATCGATCCTAATACAG GCACTACCGTATTGCATACTGCGACCTCACTAGGAAGTTGTTCGGCGACGAAAAGGTTACTGAACGGTGGTGCGTGGCCTCTTTATCAATGCAAAAGCACAGGAAGTACTCCTCTTCATCTCGCTGCCAGCACGGGTAACCCAGAGGCGCTTTCGATCCTTCTAGAGAGCATACCTTCTTGTGATATCGACATTCGAGATAAC ATCAATCGAACACCATTGCATAGAGCAGCTTACCAAGGTCATCACGAGTGCGTTCGAATACTAATCGATCACGGTGGCAATTTAGGCGCAGAAACGAACACGGGAATTACTGTCGTCGATGCTATATTTGCTCACATACCAACACCAGTCTTATTTCTAAACGATATTCTGTCTTCTCGCGTTAAAATGAGTTCCGTTGAAAGTTCCGTGGAAAATTCCCAG ATCACCATTGACTTCAACATGCTAGCGCCAAAAGGAGAGCTGCAAATGGGAGTAGTTACGTCCCTTATTGCAGCAGCCTCGAACGTGGAACAATTGACGATACTGCAACATCCGCTGGTGGAAACGTTCCTCTGGTTGAAGTGGTCCAAGTTGAGAGTATTCTTCTTTAGTCTCGTCTTCGTCCACGCCCTGCTGGTCTTTTCCCTGTCTGGTTATTCCATAACGATATTGCAATACGAGACTGATTGCATCCTGTTTCGGAGGATTCTCTCTTCCTGTTCTTGCGTTCTCTTCCTTCATATTGTTGTTCAAGTGCTGATGGTACCTAG atattatcTGAGACAGTACGAAACGTGGCTATCGTTCACCTGCGCGGCGATATCTCTGACGATTTCAATGGGTAGCGCTTATAGAAGCGAGATTACGGCTTCATCAGGGGAAAAGGAATTACACGGTGCTCGACAGCCTCCTCAATGGATGTTGCATTCCATCAGCCTGGCAATCCTGCTTGCCTGGATGCAAATGATGCTGTTAATCGGCCGCCTTCCAATGTGCGGATATTACGCGCTCATGTTCTCCACGGTGCTGAAGAATATTCTGAAG GTTCTCCTAGCGTTCGTCTGCCTGATTGTCGGATTCGCGTTCAGCTTCGCCGTTTTGTTCCACGGGAACGACCAGTTTCGCAATTCCTGGAGGGCCGTCGTGAAGACCGTGGTAATGATGATGGGTGAGTACGAGTACGGGGCTCTGTTCTCGGACGAGAAGAATGGGAGTTCCTTCCTACCAGCCACGAGCAGGGTCGTGTTCCTCGCTTTCGTCATGCTCGCTAGTATCGTCCTGATGAACCTGATGATCGGCCTCGCGGTCAATGACATCCAAGGCCTCGAGAAGGAG GGACACATTCGCCAATTGCTGAAGCAGGCCGAGTTTGTGGCTCATTTAGAAAGACTAGTGCTGACATCACATCGAATCTTTCGCCGCAATTGGCTACATCCTCGGTTAGCCAGGCTGCTAGACTCGAGGCGAGGCATTCCCACAAAAATTACGTTCTGTTATCACGAACGTTATTTCCATGAATCATCCCTCGGCGTGCCAGCGAGGCTGAGGGAGGCGTTGTTTCTGCTCGCCTTGGGAAACTCGCGCGACACCGAAAG TTGCAGCTGGCTTAAAGAAAACGCTGTTTTCCCAGCAGGCGTGAAAATAACAACGGGGACGATAATGTGGAATTAA
- the LOC122567213 gene encoding transient receptor potential channel pyrexia-like isoform X5 has product MNSYDNNQLKLITSIENDDVRTAIEICTTRFDKKFLQPVGVLRVTIVQLAAWQGNIELLQLLYENGADINATDKIGRCALFHAAHHGNCEVVNWLLKHGAFTENRVGVDSCYKNTRSPSNLCFIGRNLPTPECWGRTPMHQAVKNNHAAVVKILVEAGADVNVKDERGITPLLLAGTAVAKEDFNEISKFNDIVEILVTAKASTNVIDPNTGTTVLHTATSLGSCSATKRLLNGGAWPLYQCKSTGSTPLHLAASTGNPEALSILLESIPSCDIDIRDNINRTPLHRAAYQGHHECVRILIDHGGNLGAETNTGITVVDAIFAHIPTPVLFLNDILSSRVKMSSVESSVENSQITIDFNMLAPKGELQMGVVTSLIAAASNVEQLTILQHPLVETFLWLKWSKLRVFFFSLVFVHALLVFSLSGYSITILQYETDCILFRRILSSCSCVLFLHIVVQVLMVPRYYLRQYETWLSFTCAAISLTISMGSAYRSEITASSGEKELHGARQPPQWMLHSISLAILLAWMQMMLLIGRLPMCGYYALMFSTVLKNILKVLLAFVCLIVGFAFSFAVLFHGNDQFRNSWRAVVKTVVMMMGEYEYGALFSDEKNGSSFLPATSRVVFLAFVMLASIVLMNLMIGLAVNDIQGLEKEA; this is encoded by the exons ATGAATTCGTATGATAacaatcaattaaaattgatcACCTCTATTGAAAACGACGACGTGAGAACGGCAATAGAGATCTGCACCACgagattcgataaaaaattcttacaGCCTGTTGGAGTACTGCGCGTGACTATCGTTCAGTTGGCTGCTTGGCAAGGGAATATTGAATTATTGCAACTGTTGTATGAAAATGGAGCTGATATCAATGCCACGGACAAAATTGGCAGATGTGCGCTTTTTCACGCGGCGCATCATGGAAACTGCGAAGTGGTGAATTGGTTGTTGAAACATGGAGCTTTCACGGAAAATAGAGTCGGAGTTGATTCTTGTTACAAGAATACTCGTTCACCTTCGAACCTGTGTTTTATTGGTCGAAAC TTACCTACACCAGAGTGTTGGGGAAGGACACCCATGCACCAAGCTGTGAAGAACAATCACGCTGCGGTTGTCAAGATCCTAGTGGAAGCTGGTGCTGATGTGAACGTGAAAGACGAACGTGGAATCACACCATTGCTACTAGCCGGGACCGCAGTCGCAAAAGAagatttcaacgaaatttccaaatttaatGACATCGTCGAGATCCTCGTAACAGCGAAAGCTTCGACTAACGTCATCGATCCTAATACAG GCACTACCGTATTGCATACTGCGACCTCACTAGGAAGTTGTTCGGCGACGAAAAGGTTACTGAACGGTGGTGCGTGGCCTCTTTATCAATGCAAAAGCACAGGAAGTACTCCTCTTCATCTCGCTGCCAGCACGGGTAACCCAGAGGCGCTTTCGATCCTTCTAGAGAGCATACCTTCTTGTGATATCGACATTCGAGATAAC ATCAATCGAACACCATTGCATAGAGCAGCTTACCAAGGTCATCACGAGTGCGTTCGAATACTAATCGATCACGGTGGCAATTTAGGCGCAGAAACGAACACGGGAATTACTGTCGTCGATGCTATATTTGCTCACATACCAACACCAGTCTTATTTCTAAACGATATTCTGTCTTCTCGCGTTAAAATGAGTTCCGTTGAAAGTTCCGTGGAAAATTCCCAG ATCACCATTGACTTCAACATGCTAGCGCCAAAAGGAGAGCTGCAAATGGGAGTAGTTACGTCCCTTATTGCAGCAGCCTCGAACGTGGAACAATTGACGATACTGCAACATCCGCTGGTGGAAACGTTCCTCTGGTTGAAGTGGTCCAAGTTGAGAGTATTCTTCTTTAGTCTCGTCTTCGTCCACGCCCTGCTGGTCTTTTCCCTGTCTGGTTATTCCATAACGATATTGCAATACGAGACTGATTGCATCCTGTTTCGGAGGATTCTCTCTTCCTGTTCTTGCGTTCTCTTCCTTCATATTGTTGTTCAAGTGCTGATGGTACCTAG atattatcTGAGACAGTACGAAACGTGGCTATCGTTCACCTGCGCGGCGATATCTCTGACGATTTCAATGGGTAGCGCTTATAGAAGCGAGATTACGGCTTCATCAGGGGAAAAGGAATTACACGGTGCTCGACAGCCTCCTCAATGGATGTTGCATTCCATCAGCCTGGCAATCCTGCTTGCCTGGATGCAAATGATGCTGTTAATCGGCCGCCTTCCAATGTGCGGATATTACGCGCTCATGTTCTCCACGGTGCTGAAGAATATTCTGAAG GTTCTCCTAGCGTTCGTCTGCCTGATTGTCGGATTCGCGTTCAGCTTCGCCGTTTTGTTCCACGGGAACGACCAGTTTCGCAATTCCTGGAGGGCCGTCGTGAAGACCGTGGTAATGATGATGGGTGAGTACGAGTACGGGGCTCTGTTCTCGGACGAGAAGAATGGGAGTTCCTTCCTACCAGCCACGAGCAGGGTCGTGTTCCTCGCTTTCGTCATGCTCGCTAGTATCGTCCTGATGAACCTGATGATCGGCCTCGCGGTCAATGACATCCAAGGCCTCGAGAAGGAG GCGTGA
- the LOC122567213 gene encoding transient receptor potential channel pyrexia-like isoform X2: MNSYDNNQLKLITSIENDDVRTAIEICTTRFDKKFLQPVGVLRVTIVQLAAWQGNIELLQLLYENGADINATDKIGRCALFHAAHHGNCEVVNWLLKHGAFTENRVGVDSCYKNTRSPSNLCFIGRNLPTPECWGRTPMHQAVKNNHAAVVKILVEAGADVNVKDERGITPLLLAGTAVAKEDFNEISKFNDIVEILVTAKASTNVIDPNTGTTVLHTATSLGSCSATKRLLNGGAWPLYQCKSTGSTPLHLAASTGNPEALSILLESIPSCDIDIRDNINRTPLHRAAYQGHHECVRILIDHGGNLGAETNTGITVVDAIFAHIPTPVLFLNDILSSRVKMSSVESSVENSQITIDFNMLAPKGELQMGVVTSLIAAASNVEQLTILQHPLVETFLWLKWSKLRVFFFSLVFVHALLVFSLSGYSITILQYETDCILFRRILSSCSCVLFLHIVVQVLMVPRYYLRQYETWLSFTCAAISLTISMGSAYRSEITASSGEKELHGARQPPQWMLHSISLAILLAWMQMMLLIGRLPMCGYYALMFSTVLKNILKVLLAFVCLIVGFAFSFAVLFHGNDQFRNSWRAVVKTVVMMMGEYEYGALFSDEKNGSSFLPATSRVVFLAFVMLASIVLMNLMIGLAVNDIQGLEKEGHIRQLLKQAEFVAHLERLVLTSHRIFRRNWLHPRLARLLDSRRGIPTKITFCYHERYFHESSLGVPARLREALFLLALGNSRDTERRENNNGDDNVELKALLEEVLLQLRVPYYPSAMRKFSVTCNARTQTGQRKITNH; the protein is encoded by the exons ATGAATTCGTATGATAacaatcaattaaaattgatcACCTCTATTGAAAACGACGACGTGAGAACGGCAATAGAGATCTGCACCACgagattcgataaaaaattcttacaGCCTGTTGGAGTACTGCGCGTGACTATCGTTCAGTTGGCTGCTTGGCAAGGGAATATTGAATTATTGCAACTGTTGTATGAAAATGGAGCTGATATCAATGCCACGGACAAAATTGGCAGATGTGCGCTTTTTCACGCGGCGCATCATGGAAACTGCGAAGTGGTGAATTGGTTGTTGAAACATGGAGCTTTCACGGAAAATAGAGTCGGAGTTGATTCTTGTTACAAGAATACTCGTTCACCTTCGAACCTGTGTTTTATTGGTCGAAAC TTACCTACACCAGAGTGTTGGGGAAGGACACCCATGCACCAAGCTGTGAAGAACAATCACGCTGCGGTTGTCAAGATCCTAGTGGAAGCTGGTGCTGATGTGAACGTGAAAGACGAACGTGGAATCACACCATTGCTACTAGCCGGGACCGCAGTCGCAAAAGAagatttcaacgaaatttccaaatttaatGACATCGTCGAGATCCTCGTAACAGCGAAAGCTTCGACTAACGTCATCGATCCTAATACAG GCACTACCGTATTGCATACTGCGACCTCACTAGGAAGTTGTTCGGCGACGAAAAGGTTACTGAACGGTGGTGCGTGGCCTCTTTATCAATGCAAAAGCACAGGAAGTACTCCTCTTCATCTCGCTGCCAGCACGGGTAACCCAGAGGCGCTTTCGATCCTTCTAGAGAGCATACCTTCTTGTGATATCGACATTCGAGATAAC ATCAATCGAACACCATTGCATAGAGCAGCTTACCAAGGTCATCACGAGTGCGTTCGAATACTAATCGATCACGGTGGCAATTTAGGCGCAGAAACGAACACGGGAATTACTGTCGTCGATGCTATATTTGCTCACATACCAACACCAGTCTTATTTCTAAACGATATTCTGTCTTCTCGCGTTAAAATGAGTTCCGTTGAAAGTTCCGTGGAAAATTCCCAG ATCACCATTGACTTCAACATGCTAGCGCCAAAAGGAGAGCTGCAAATGGGAGTAGTTACGTCCCTTATTGCAGCAGCCTCGAACGTGGAACAATTGACGATACTGCAACATCCGCTGGTGGAAACGTTCCTCTGGTTGAAGTGGTCCAAGTTGAGAGTATTCTTCTTTAGTCTCGTCTTCGTCCACGCCCTGCTGGTCTTTTCCCTGTCTGGTTATTCCATAACGATATTGCAATACGAGACTGATTGCATCCTGTTTCGGAGGATTCTCTCTTCCTGTTCTTGCGTTCTCTTCCTTCATATTGTTGTTCAAGTGCTGATGGTACCTAG atattatcTGAGACAGTACGAAACGTGGCTATCGTTCACCTGCGCGGCGATATCTCTGACGATTTCAATGGGTAGCGCTTATAGAAGCGAGATTACGGCTTCATCAGGGGAAAAGGAATTACACGGTGCTCGACAGCCTCCTCAATGGATGTTGCATTCCATCAGCCTGGCAATCCTGCTTGCCTGGATGCAAATGATGCTGTTAATCGGCCGCCTTCCAATGTGCGGATATTACGCGCTCATGTTCTCCACGGTGCTGAAGAATATTCTGAAG GTTCTCCTAGCGTTCGTCTGCCTGATTGTCGGATTCGCGTTCAGCTTCGCCGTTTTGTTCCACGGGAACGACCAGTTTCGCAATTCCTGGAGGGCCGTCGTGAAGACCGTGGTAATGATGATGGGTGAGTACGAGTACGGGGCTCTGTTCTCGGACGAGAAGAATGGGAGTTCCTTCCTACCAGCCACGAGCAGGGTCGTGTTCCTCGCTTTCGTCATGCTCGCTAGTATCGTCCTGATGAACCTGATGATCGGCCTCGCGGTCAATGACATCCAAGGCCTCGAGAAGGAG GGACACATTCGCCAATTGCTGAAGCAGGCCGAGTTTGTGGCTCATTTAGAAAGACTAGTGCTGACATCACATCGAATCTTTCGCCGCAATTGGCTACATCCTCGGTTAGCCAGGCTGCTAGACTCGAGGCGAGGCATTCCCACAAAAATTACGTTCTGTTATCACGAACGTTATTTCCATGAATCATCCCTCGGCGTGCCAGCGAGGCTGAGGGAGGCGTTGTTTCTGCTCGCCTTGGGAAACTCGCGCGACACCGAAAG GCGTGAAAATAACAACGGGGACGATAATGTGGAATTAAAGGCGCTGTTGGAGGAAGTGTTGCTGCAATTAAGGGTACCTTATTATCCGTCCGCTATGAGAAAGTTTTCAGTAACTTGTAATGCACGAACTCAAACAGGGCAAAGGAAGATAACTAACcattga
- the LOC122567213 gene encoding transient receptor potential channel pyrexia-like isoform X1 codes for MNSYDNNQLKLITSIENDDVRTAIEICTTRFDKKFLQPVGVLRVTIVQLAAWQGNIELLQLLYENGADINATDKIGRCALFHAAHHGNCEVVNWLLKHGAFTENRVGVDSCYKNTRSPSNLCFIGRNLPTPECWGRTPMHQAVKNNHAAVVKILVEAGADVNVKDERGITPLLLAGTAVAKEDFNEISKFNDIVEILVTAKASTNVIDPNTGTTVLHTATSLGSCSATKRLLNGGAWPLYQCKSTGSTPLHLAASTGNPEALSILLESIPSCDIDIRDNINRTPLHRAAYQGHHECVRILIDHGGNLGAETNTGITVVDAIFAHIPTPVLFLNDILSSRVKMSSVESSVENSQITIDFNMLAPKGELQMGVVTSLIAAASNVEQLTILQHPLVETFLWLKWSKLRVFFFSLVFVHALLVFSLSGYSITILQYETDCILFRRILSSCSCVLFLHIVVQVLMVPRYYLRQYETWLSFTCAAISLTISMGSAYRSEITASSGEKELHGARQPPQWMLHSISLAILLAWMQMMLLIGRLPMCGYYALMFSTVLKNILKVLLAFVCLIVGFAFSFAVLFHGNDQFRNSWRAVVKTVVMMMGEYEYGALFSDEKNGSSFLPATSRVVFLAFVMLASIVLMNLMIGLAVNDIQGLEKEGHIRQLLKQAEFVAHLERLVLTSHRIFRRNWLHPRLARLLDSRRGIPTKITFCYHERYFHESSLGVPARLREALFLLALGNSRDTESRRENNNGDDNVELKALLEEVLLQLRVPYYPSAMRKFSVTCNARTQTGQRKITNH; via the exons ATGAATTCGTATGATAacaatcaattaaaattgatcACCTCTATTGAAAACGACGACGTGAGAACGGCAATAGAGATCTGCACCACgagattcgataaaaaattcttacaGCCTGTTGGAGTACTGCGCGTGACTATCGTTCAGTTGGCTGCTTGGCAAGGGAATATTGAATTATTGCAACTGTTGTATGAAAATGGAGCTGATATCAATGCCACGGACAAAATTGGCAGATGTGCGCTTTTTCACGCGGCGCATCATGGAAACTGCGAAGTGGTGAATTGGTTGTTGAAACATGGAGCTTTCACGGAAAATAGAGTCGGAGTTGATTCTTGTTACAAGAATACTCGTTCACCTTCGAACCTGTGTTTTATTGGTCGAAAC TTACCTACACCAGAGTGTTGGGGAAGGACACCCATGCACCAAGCTGTGAAGAACAATCACGCTGCGGTTGTCAAGATCCTAGTGGAAGCTGGTGCTGATGTGAACGTGAAAGACGAACGTGGAATCACACCATTGCTACTAGCCGGGACCGCAGTCGCAAAAGAagatttcaacgaaatttccaaatttaatGACATCGTCGAGATCCTCGTAACAGCGAAAGCTTCGACTAACGTCATCGATCCTAATACAG GCACTACCGTATTGCATACTGCGACCTCACTAGGAAGTTGTTCGGCGACGAAAAGGTTACTGAACGGTGGTGCGTGGCCTCTTTATCAATGCAAAAGCACAGGAAGTACTCCTCTTCATCTCGCTGCCAGCACGGGTAACCCAGAGGCGCTTTCGATCCTTCTAGAGAGCATACCTTCTTGTGATATCGACATTCGAGATAAC ATCAATCGAACACCATTGCATAGAGCAGCTTACCAAGGTCATCACGAGTGCGTTCGAATACTAATCGATCACGGTGGCAATTTAGGCGCAGAAACGAACACGGGAATTACTGTCGTCGATGCTATATTTGCTCACATACCAACACCAGTCTTATTTCTAAACGATATTCTGTCTTCTCGCGTTAAAATGAGTTCCGTTGAAAGTTCCGTGGAAAATTCCCAG ATCACCATTGACTTCAACATGCTAGCGCCAAAAGGAGAGCTGCAAATGGGAGTAGTTACGTCCCTTATTGCAGCAGCCTCGAACGTGGAACAATTGACGATACTGCAACATCCGCTGGTGGAAACGTTCCTCTGGTTGAAGTGGTCCAAGTTGAGAGTATTCTTCTTTAGTCTCGTCTTCGTCCACGCCCTGCTGGTCTTTTCCCTGTCTGGTTATTCCATAACGATATTGCAATACGAGACTGATTGCATCCTGTTTCGGAGGATTCTCTCTTCCTGTTCTTGCGTTCTCTTCCTTCATATTGTTGTTCAAGTGCTGATGGTACCTAG atattatcTGAGACAGTACGAAACGTGGCTATCGTTCACCTGCGCGGCGATATCTCTGACGATTTCAATGGGTAGCGCTTATAGAAGCGAGATTACGGCTTCATCAGGGGAAAAGGAATTACACGGTGCTCGACAGCCTCCTCAATGGATGTTGCATTCCATCAGCCTGGCAATCCTGCTTGCCTGGATGCAAATGATGCTGTTAATCGGCCGCCTTCCAATGTGCGGATATTACGCGCTCATGTTCTCCACGGTGCTGAAGAATATTCTGAAG GTTCTCCTAGCGTTCGTCTGCCTGATTGTCGGATTCGCGTTCAGCTTCGCCGTTTTGTTCCACGGGAACGACCAGTTTCGCAATTCCTGGAGGGCCGTCGTGAAGACCGTGGTAATGATGATGGGTGAGTACGAGTACGGGGCTCTGTTCTCGGACGAGAAGAATGGGAGTTCCTTCCTACCAGCCACGAGCAGGGTCGTGTTCCTCGCTTTCGTCATGCTCGCTAGTATCGTCCTGATGAACCTGATGATCGGCCTCGCGGTCAATGACATCCAAGGCCTCGAGAAGGAG GGACACATTCGCCAATTGCTGAAGCAGGCCGAGTTTGTGGCTCATTTAGAAAGACTAGTGCTGACATCACATCGAATCTTTCGCCGCAATTGGCTACATCCTCGGTTAGCCAGGCTGCTAGACTCGAGGCGAGGCATTCCCACAAAAATTACGTTCTGTTATCACGAACGTTATTTCCATGAATCATCCCTCGGCGTGCCAGCGAGGCTGAGGGAGGCGTTGTTTCTGCTCGCCTTGGGAAACTCGCGCGACACCGAAAG CAGGCGTGAAAATAACAACGGGGACGATAATGTGGAATTAAAGGCGCTGTTGGAGGAAGTGTTGCTGCAATTAAGGGTACCTTATTATCCGTCCGCTATGAGAAAGTTTTCAGTAACTTGTAATGCACGAACTCAAACAGGGCAAAGGAAGATAACTAACcattga